The Acidobacteriota bacterium region AGGCGCTGCAGCAGCAGGCGCCAGGCGGCATCACACCGGCGCTCGCGCAGACGATCTCAGAGGAGCTGCGGACTTCGATCAAGCTCATGCCCGGCTTTGCGCACTCGCATGCCGCACTTGGCTTCTTGTCGCTGGCCACCGGGCAGAACCTTAAGGAGGGCGCGGAGAGCTTAAAGACCGCTATTCGACTTGAACCGCAAACCAAACACTTCCTTCTTAACCTCGCGCTGCTTCAGGCGCGGATGCAGGATTACGCGGCGGCGAAAAAGACGCTTGAACCGCTGCTCTCCGCCGATGCCGATCCTGGGTTGAAAACCTCCGCCGAGTCGACAATGAAAATGATTGAGTACGCCACGCGGCCGGCCCCGACTCCTTCCGAGCTGGCTCGATCAGGGACGGATGCCGACAGGAGCACCGAGCCTCAAACGAGCACTCCGGGTCAGCCGGCTCCTCCACGCCTCATTAGAAGACCGACGTTGAAGATCGAGGGCGCACAGACGATTCGCGGCGTGCTCGTTTCGATCGAATGCAAAGCGGGAAAGTGGACGTTGGTCGTCAACACGAAGGATGATCTGTTGCGCTTCGCGGTCAGCGACAAAGACAAGTTGGAGTTTTATAGTCAGGACCCACAGTTTGAGGGAAAAGTGAATTGCGGAAGCGTTAATAAGATCGCGTACATTTACTTCAAGCCAATCGCCGGCCAATCCAAATTCGCGGGCGATGCGGTCGCCGTCGAGTTCACGAGAGACTAACTCTTTAGCTTCAACTCAAAAATATCCAGACGCGAATAAGGTTATCACGTTGCCGTTTACGTGCAGCACGAGCCTCGTGCTCAGGCGGTCGCTCAGGTAATACCTCGATATCCAAGCCCACGTGCTACTGCTCGAGCCAAGCGGAGTGATCTTAGGAGCATCGTTCAGAATTGCAATATTGCAAGCCCGGCACCATCTTGGGGCCCCATCTTGGTGTTGGGTTTGTTTATTCTTTGGCGCCAGCCTTTTTCAGCAGATCCGCTACGGCTACTTGATTGCGCTCTCTAGCCACAATCAATGCCGTTTTGCCCCCATCGCTCTTCAGATTTACATTGGCACCGCGCGCCAACAGTTCCTTTACGATCTCCGAATTTCCGGTTGCCGCTGCTTCCATCAGAGAAGTAACTCCAGAATTGTCCTTTGCGTCAACCTTAGCCCCATTGTCCAAAAGCACTTTAACTATTTGAACGTGCCCCTTGTAAGCCGCCGAAAGGAGCGCCGAATTACCGTTTGGATCCTTAACATTCACTTCTGCGCCCATATTTAACAACTGCTGCACAATTTCGAGATCGCCACGCGAAGCCTCTATCATCAGGAGTGTCCAACCCCCCTCCGTCTGGGTTCGTACGTCTATCGCTTCTTTTAACAGTATTCTTACAACGTCGTCATGCCCATTTAATGCTGCACGTAGAATCGCTATCGACTTGGTTTTCGCGCTGACTCTACTATCAGCATAGCTGGCTAGTATCGAGCGTATCTTTGAGATATCACCTTCTTGGGCCGCGAGTAATAAATCCGTGCTGATGTTCTCTGTGTATTGAATAGTCTTGGACTTTATCGTAATGGTCCGATACTCCTGCGTTGTTGGATCCTCATAGTGAAAAACTTCCTCGCCCTGCATTCGAGAATACTCGGCCCGGAGCGAGGAATCTATGCGACCCGCCGCCGAGAGGCTCGGAGCCGCTCCTTCGCGATCGGTCGAAGCTCCAACATCGATTATCACATTAGATAGGGCCGCGCGAATTTCTTCGCTCGCTTCTTTTTGATCTGTGTGTGCATCTATGGAGAGCAAGTCCGGCTCACTATACTCAGACGCGAGAGCCGTGAACACTTTTGTCAAATCCTCTTCGTTGAAATATCGCGAATTGAGCAACAGCACAATTCTGCGCACCGCAACGCCTTCATCACCCCCCACTGAATTCAATCCGACTAAGACGGGAACACCAAGGCAGCGCTTGGCTCGCCACTGACGGTTACTCGGCTTTATGGACAATCTTATTTGTGGCGTTTGGTCCGAAAATATTCCTCAAGGCCTGTGCACATGGTGTTCTATCGAAGAATGATTTTATTCGTTCGCTGGTCTCACCCGGCCGCAGCGGAGTACTAGGAGCTGCACCCCCACCCGGTCCCTTTGCATCAGGTGGAGTGGTGTCTGTTGGAGTGGTGTCTGTGTCAGGATGCGTAATAATGACGACGTCGTAGGGAAACCTTGGGGCCAACATGAACAACCCCGTAGGATCGGTGAAATTTACCGGATCATTCTGTACGTAACTATACCGGTTCCAACTTTCTGGGTCTATCAAATATGCACTTGGTTTGTACGGATCAGCAGTCATGAACCTCCCTACGTTTCCTGAGTGCTGGCGACTCACCGCATAGTCTGTACTACTCTCACCATCCCTCTCATAACTGGTGAAATGATGCTTCTCCTGCGTGCCGCTCTCCGCGAAATCCTCCCCGAACGGCAAGTGAGCCTGCCGGCCTATCACGTTGCCGAGACCGTCCAGCACAAGCCTCGTGCTCAGACGGTCGCTCAGGTAATACCTCTCTGACCAGGCGCCAGTGCTGCTCGTCCGCTGCCTGCTGTACACCATCTTGCCACCCGCATACACATAGTCCACTCGCGCTGACTGCACTTGATAGGGCGGCTGCCCGTACCCCGGCAATGGTGTCGTCGCGTCGTGCTCGGCTATCACTTGCGAGCCCTGCCACACATAATGAGTCAAGCTTGATCCGACTGCCT contains the following coding sequences:
- a CDS encoding ankyrin repeat domain-containing protein; translated protein: MGGDEGVAVRRIVLLLNSRYFNEEDLTKVFTALASEYSEPDLLSIDAHTDQKEASEEIRAALSNVIIDVGASTDREGAAPSLSAAGRIDSSLRAEYSRMQGEEVFHYEDPTTQEYRTITIKSKTIQYTENISTDLLLAAQEGDISKIRSILASYADSRVSAKTKSIAILRAALNGHDDVVRILLKEAIDVRTQTEGGWTLLMIEASRGDLEIVQQLLNMGAEVNVKDPNGNSALLSAAYKGHVQIVKVLLDNGAKVDAKDNSGVTSLMEAAATGNSEIVKELLARGANVNLKSDGGKTALIVARERNQVAVADLLKKAGAKE
- a CDS encoding RHS repeat-associated core domain-containing protein yields the protein MDTSGLQREQNDHEIDVFTLQDNFSNPQEPTEQMTFSLYGVTEYQVQYWNGSSWQTVSGGSVTANNKVWRKFRFSDITTSKIRVYVTNAAEAHSHVTEIEAYQSATNYSYDAAGNVTNDGAHTYSYDAENRVVSVDNGATASYKYDHQNRRVSKAVGSSLTHYVWQGSQVIAEHDATTPLPGYGQPPYQVQSARVDYVYAGGKMVYSRQRTSSTGAWSERYYLSDRLSTRLVLDGLGNVIGRQAHLPFGEDFAESGTQEKHHFTSYERDGESSTDYAVSRQHSGNVGRFMTADPYKPSAYLIDPESWNRYSYVQNDPVNFTDPTGLFMLAPRFPYDVVIITHPDTDTTPTDTTPPDAKGPGGGAAPSTPLRPGETSERIKSFFDRTPCAQALRNIFGPNATNKIVHKAE